Proteins encoded together in one Saccopteryx leptura isolate mSacLep1 chromosome 7, mSacLep1_pri_phased_curated, whole genome shotgun sequence window:
- the ACADL gene encoding long-chain specific acyl-CoA dehydrogenase, mitochondrial isoform X2 translates to MTSRLLRGSLRLWGGRCAQRPPRSARCSHSGGEERLETHSAKKLTDIGIRRIFSSEHDILRENVRKFFQEEVSPHHAEWEKAGEVSRELWEKAGKQGLLGVNIAERHGGIGADFYSSAVVVEEQAYSNCSGPGFSLHSDIIMPYIANYGSEEQIKRFIPPMTAGTCIGAIAMTEPGAGSDLQGIRTYAKKDGSDWILNGSKVFISNGWLSDVVIVVAITNREAHSPAHGISLFLVENGTKGFIKGRKLHKMGLKAQDTAELFFEDVRLPATALLGEENKGFYYLMHELPQERLIIAEVAISACEFMFEETRDYVKQRKAFGKTIAHIQHCSQWPRHGNNQKALQ, encoded by the exons ATGACCTCACGCCTCCTCCGCGGGTCTCTGCGCTTGTGGGGCGGCCGGTGCGCGCAGCGCCCTCCGCGGTCCGCGAG atgttctcATTCTGGAGGAGAGGAACGTCTAGAAACTCATTCTGCTAAAAAATTAACAGACATAGGAATTAGAAGAATTTTCTCTTCAGAACATGACATTTTACGGGAAAATGTAAGGAAGTTTTTTCAAGAAGAAGTGAGTCCTCATCATGCAGA ATGGGAGAAAGCTGGAGAAGTGAGTAGAGAACTTTGGGAAAAAGCTGGAAAACAAGGACTGCTCGGTGTCAATATTGCAGAGCGCCATGGTGGCATTGGTGCGGACTTTTACTCCTCAGCTGTTGTTGTGGAGGAGCA ggCATATTCGAATTGTTCAGGCCCAGGTTTTAGTCTTCATTCAGATATCATCATGCCCTATATTGCAAACTATGGCTCAGAAGAACAAATTAAGCGCTTCATCCCCCCGATGACTGCAGGGACATGTATTGGAGCCATAGCAATGACCGAGCCTGGGGCTGGAAG TGATTTGCAAGGAATAAGAACGTATGCCAAAAAGGATGGAAGTGACTGGATTCTTAATGGTAGTAAG GTATTCATTTCTAATGGGTGGCTAAGTGACGTTGTGATCGTAGTGGCAATCACAAATCGTGAAGCTCACTCCCCTGCCCATGGCATTAGCCTCTTTCTGGTGGAAAATGGAACGAAAGGATTTATCAAGGGACGAAAGCTACATAAAATGGGACTAAAAGCCCAG GATACTGCAGAATTATTCTTTGAAGACGTGCGGTTGCCAGCCACTGCCCTACTTGGAGAAGAGAATAAAGGCTTCTATTACCTAATGCATGAGCTTCCGCAG GAAAGACTTATAATTGCCGAGGTAGCAATTTCGGCCTGTGAGTTCATGTTTGAAGAAACCAGGGACTACGTGAAACAAAGAAAAGCTTTTGGGAAAACAATTGCACATATACAG